The DNA window AATATCCATCTGGAATCCTGTTTTGTACATTTGTAGCTTTGTTTGAGAATACAGTTATGACAAAACTAGTTAAATTTGATGTTGGTGATGGTCAGACAGTTTTGATTGAAGTTGAGGAAGTTAAATCTGAAGAGATCAAACCTGTTTCAAAATCGCCGGGGGAACTGGCAGCTAAGGCACGCAAAACTTTGAGTGAAGCACTGGATGGTATTGAACCAATGGTGCGAACCTTGAAGCAGCGGCTCAATGCCCTAACCGCTCCGGAGGATGAAGTCGAGGTGAAATTCGGTGTTAAGCTGAGTGCTGAAATTGATGCTGTTGTAACAAAACTAGGGAGTGAAGCAACCTACGAAATTACGTTGAAATGGAAAAATAAATGACCTTCACCGTTGAAGATTACGAAAAGGCGATTGCCCGAATATTTCTTCTTAAACAAGATAAAAAAGAGCATGTGATAGGGACGGGATTTTTGATTGCGCCCGGTTACGTTTTGACCTGTGCACATGTGGTGTTGCAAGCGAACAATGTGGATGCGGATAACTTCACCAATGACAAGTATAAAAAGCAGCCTGAAACAGAAATTTATTTAGATTTC is part of the Nostoc sp. UHCC 0926 genome and encodes:
- a CDS encoding CU044_2847 family protein is translated as MTKLVKFDVGDGQTVLIEVEEVKSEEIKPVSKSPGELAAKARKTLSEALDGIEPMVRTLKQRLNALTAPEDEVEVKFGVKLSAEIDAVVTKLGSEATYEITLKWKNK